The following are encoded in a window of Pseudomonas graminis genomic DNA:
- a CDS encoding polyribonucleotide nucleotidyltransferase: MRLFSLRTLLVCTALASCLGMVGAQAATKAQPAPKPSGQKVAMLGGKFAFTLPKDYVKGPMEEIDAKARAAGVTGSLYMNKPAKRVVIITETPLPNDQKVGANDKPTLDGIIADTLQQQQSSYKDFKKLGEKKIVRKGLGMRQLDISGSVDGGRVLSTTITAAYGKRTAMVNVISLAKDAKAHAEVVKGVTGGK, encoded by the coding sequence ATGCGCTTGTTCAGTTTAAGAACCCTGCTGGTCTGCACCGCGTTGGCTTCATGCCTGGGCATGGTCGGCGCGCAGGCCGCGACCAAAGCCCAACCTGCGCCGAAACCTTCCGGGCAAAAAGTCGCGATGCTCGGCGGCAAATTTGCCTTCACCCTGCCGAAGGACTACGTCAAAGGCCCCATGGAAGAGATCGACGCCAAGGCCAGAGCTGCAGGCGTCACCGGCTCGCTGTACATGAACAAGCCGGCCAAGCGCGTGGTGATCATCACCGAAACGCCGCTGCCCAATGACCAGAAGGTCGGCGCCAATGACAAGCCAACCCTCGACGGCATCATCGCCGACACGCTGCAACAGCAGCAGTCCAGCTACAAGGACTTCAAGAAGCTGGGTGAGAAGAAGATCGTACGAAAAGGCCTCGGCATGCGTCAGCTGGACATCTCAGGCAGCGTAGACGGCGGCCGGGTGTTGAGCACGACGATTACAGCGGCCTACGGCAAACGAACCGCGATGGTGAACGTCATCTCCCTGGCGAAAGACGCCAAGGCCCACGCGGAGGTGGTGAAGGGTGTGACCGGCGGGAAGTGA
- a CDS encoding diguanylate cyclase → MNTSVQKGLSFARRMYLPRSIGLGIGFFAVAAALYPSHPPTWVWIAMIAHGYGWPHMAFLLARRSPQPYAAERRNLIYDSLGGGFWAGAMGISPLPTVTVLSMMAMNNIAAGGLRLFVLGSLAQIAGALAAYTLFLPALFPHVTQLQLFACLPMLVIYPMAIGLVCYRVAVQLSKSKKALEKLSTTDSLTGLMNHGAWKDRLALEFDKCQTLNRQYSVALIDIDHFKTINDTYGHITGDNVLKQLSNTLCASLRQTDLAGRYGGDEFCVILPDTTLAQATEILERLRRTVHDHAHSALPDLKLSLSIGVAAHGAHQTDAAQWLHEADMALYDAKSAGRNQVTPARPSTKVCAHEGAALG, encoded by the coding sequence ATGAACACTTCGGTCCAAAAAGGTCTTTCCTTCGCCAGACGCATGTACCTGCCGCGCAGCATCGGTCTGGGCATTGGCTTCTTCGCGGTGGCGGCGGCGCTGTACCCTTCCCATCCGCCAACCTGGGTATGGATCGCCATGATCGCCCACGGTTACGGCTGGCCGCACATGGCTTTCCTCCTCGCCAGGCGTTCCCCTCAGCCCTATGCCGCCGAGCGCCGCAACCTGATTTACGACTCGCTGGGCGGTGGCTTCTGGGCGGGAGCGATGGGAATCAGTCCGCTGCCCACCGTGACGGTGCTGTCGATGATGGCGATGAACAACATCGCAGCCGGTGGCTTGCGTCTGTTTGTGTTGGGATCGCTGGCGCAGATCGCGGGCGCGCTGGCGGCGTACACCCTCTTCTTGCCGGCGTTGTTCCCCCATGTCACTCAGCTGCAGCTCTTCGCCTGCCTGCCCATGCTGGTGATCTACCCGATGGCGATTGGGCTGGTCTGTTATCGCGTCGCCGTGCAGCTGTCCAAAAGCAAGAAAGCGCTGGAAAAACTCAGCACCACCGACAGCCTCACAGGCCTGATGAACCACGGCGCGTGGAAGGATCGACTGGCGCTCGAATTCGATAAGTGCCAGACCCTCAACCGCCAATACAGCGTGGCGTTGATCGACATCGACCACTTCAAAACCATCAACGACACCTACGGCCACATCACCGGCGACAACGTCCTCAAGCAACTCAGCAACACGCTGTGTGCCAGCCTGCGGCAGACCGATCTGGCCGGCCGTTACGGCGGCGACGAATTCTGCGTCATCTTGCCCGACACCACTCTGGCCCAGGCCACCGAGATACTCGAACGCCTGCGCCGCACGGTCCACGACCACGCCCACTCGGCCCTTCCCGATCTGAAACTGAGCCTGAGCATCGGCGTTGCGGCGCACGGCGCGCACCAGACCGACGCCGCCCAGTGGCTGCACGAAGCGGACATGGCGCTGTACGACGCAAAAAGCGCCGGGCGCAATCAGGTCACGCCGGCGCGGCCGTCCACCAAGGTGTGTGCGCACGAGGGCGCGGCGCTGGGGTGA
- a CDS encoding nucleotidyltransferase domain-containing protein, with protein sequence MTLGEFLFSDYRRKVLALLLLHPERQYHQREIARLTGTISGTLSRELSKMVEAGLLLKSPVGNQMQYQANQDCVVFPELVGILRKTDGLVTPIADALAPLSDRIKTAFVFGSTAAGKATSASDIDLLVIGTVNFGELITHLYPLQEVLGREINPKQYPEQEWFQLLAQRGGFVRDLMTKPKLFVIGSERDLSPHKE encoded by the coding sequence ATGACTCTTGGTGAGTTTCTGTTCTCTGACTATCGCCGCAAGGTGTTGGCTTTGCTGCTGTTACACCCCGAACGTCAGTACCATCAACGCGAGATTGCGCGGCTGACAGGGACAATCTCGGGAACGCTGAGTCGCGAGTTGAGCAAGATGGTGGAAGCGGGATTGCTGCTCAAGTCGCCCGTAGGTAACCAAATGCAGTACCAGGCAAATCAGGATTGCGTGGTTTTTCCTGAGCTGGTCGGAATCCTGCGCAAGACCGATGGTTTAGTCACGCCCATCGCTGATGCCCTGGCCCCCTTATCCGACCGAATCAAAACGGCTTTCGTCTTTGGCTCTACCGCTGCGGGCAAGGCAACATCCGCCAGCGACATCGACCTTCTGGTGATCGGGACGGTGAATTTCGGTGAGCTCATCACCCACCTTTATCCGCTACAGGAAGTCTTGGGCAGAGAAATCAATCCCAAGCAGTATCCGGAGCAAGAGTGGTTCCAATTGTTAGCACAGCGGGGCGGCTTCGTGCGTGACCTGATGACCAAGCCTAAGCTGTTCGTCATCGGTTCGGAACGTGATCTGAGCCCTCACAAGGAGTGA
- a CDS encoding 2-keto-4-pentenoate hydratase, protein MDTDTQPTRLAQLIVDAQNKHDLLGELNFELNPPDRDAAYLTQQKILRLRGVEAGGWKIGSKSADGPIQGSPLPRDCLFPSTGTLDRSVYPPVGLELEIAFRFNRTFSPQDEAYSDDEVMAGIGEMAASIEVVSSRFAAWPKIEPLTQLADLLNHGALVVGDFVPYDVSFPFVEPTLTFTVNGESIVPSKAANPAGDPRRLLPWLVNHHTLNGLPLPEDFVITTGSYTGMHFAQGMAEVLGQIDGLPPVSLTLA, encoded by the coding sequence TTGGACACTGACACCCAACCTACGCGCCTGGCACAGCTGATCGTCGATGCCCAGAACAAACATGACCTGTTGGGCGAGCTGAATTTCGAGCTGAACCCGCCTGACCGCGACGCGGCCTACCTCACGCAACAGAAAATTCTGCGCTTGCGTGGCGTTGAAGCGGGCGGCTGGAAGATCGGTTCGAAGTCTGCGGACGGGCCTATTCAAGGCTCTCCCCTGCCCCGCGATTGCCTGTTTCCATCGACCGGCACACTGGACCGCAGCGTCTATCCGCCGGTGGGTCTGGAACTGGAAATCGCCTTCCGTTTCAACCGCACCTTCAGCCCGCAGGATGAGGCGTACAGCGACGACGAGGTCATGGCCGGCATCGGCGAAATGGCGGCCTCCATCGAGGTGGTGTCCAGCCGGTTTGCGGCGTGGCCGAAGATCGAGCCGCTGACGCAATTGGCTGATCTGCTTAACCACGGCGCCTTGGTGGTGGGTGATTTCGTACCTTACGATGTGTCCTTTCCCTTCGTTGAGCCGACGCTGACCTTCACGGTGAATGGCGAGAGCATTGTGCCTTCCAAAGCCGCCAATCCCGCAGGCGATCCGCGACGATTGCTGCCGTGGCTGGTCAACCATCACACCCTCAACGGTCTGCCGTTGCCCGAGGACTTCGTGATCACCACGGGCTCTTACACTGGCATGCACTTCGCCCAGGGCATGGCTGAGGTGCTGGGACAGATCGACGGGTTGCCGCCGGTTTCATTGACACTGGCCTGA
- a CDS encoding LysE family translocator — MPELSNLIAFSLIALGMVLTPGPNMIYVISRSISQGRRAGLISLGGVAAGFIFYMLCAAFGITGLVMAVPYAYDTLRMAGAAYLLYLAWQAVRPGGRSPFQVKDLPHDSNRQLFLMGLMTNLFNPKVAVLYLSLLPQFITIGNGTSVLSQSLVLGSAQIVVSLSVNAMVAMAAGSIAMFLTQKPGWAAVHRWLMGTVLFGFAVRMAAEGRR, encoded by the coding sequence ATGCCCGAACTCTCAAACCTCATCGCTTTTTCCCTCATCGCCCTCGGTATGGTGCTGACGCCAGGGCCGAACATGATTTACGTCATTTCGCGATCCATCTCACAAGGACGCAGGGCGGGTCTGATCTCCCTCGGCGGCGTGGCAGCCGGTTTCATCTTTTATATGCTCTGCGCGGCGTTCGGCATCACCGGTTTGGTGATGGCGGTTCCCTATGCCTACGACACGCTGCGCATGGCCGGTGCCGCGTACCTGCTGTACTTGGCCTGGCAGGCCGTAAGGCCGGGCGGTCGCTCACCGTTTCAGGTAAAGGATTTGCCGCACGACAGCAACCGGCAGCTGTTCCTCATGGGCCTGATGACCAACCTGTTCAATCCCAAAGTCGCGGTGCTTTACCTGTCGCTGTTGCCGCAATTCATCACCATTGGCAACGGCACCAGCGTGCTCAGCCAGTCATTGGTTTTGGGCAGCGCGCAGATAGTGGTCAGCCTGAGCGTGAACGCAATGGTCGCCATGGCGGCGGGTTCCATTGCGATGTTTCTGACGCAGAAGCCGGGGTGGGCGGCAGTGCACCGCTGGTTGATGGGCACGGTGTTGTTCGGGTTTGCGGTGCGGATGGCAGCGGAGGGCAGGCGGTGA
- a CDS encoding pyridoxal-phosphate-dependent aminotransferase family protein — translation MLKLDFHPAGRHFLQIPGPSPVPDRILRAMSYPTIDHRGPEFGELGLKVLEGIKQIFKTVHPVVIYPASGTGAWEAALCNTLSSGDEVLMFETGHFATLWQKMALSLGLKPQFIGRPGIEGWRGGVDAQMIEDHLRADGGHRIKAVCVVHNETSTGVTSDIASVRKAIDAAGHPALLLVDTISGLASADYRHDEWGVDVTVSGSQKGLMLPPGISFNALSPKAIEASKSAGLPRSFWAWDEIIEMNKTGYWPYTPNTNLLYGLSEALDMILGEGLDNVFIRHNRLAKACRTAVTAWGLDIQCADPSVYSPVLTGVMTPEGIDADQVRKTIYERFDMSLGTGLGKMKGRMFRIGHLGDCNDLMLMATLTGCEMGLQMAGVKLQSSGVLAAMDYLGGQSVPLRRD, via the coding sequence ATGCTGAAGCTCGATTTCCACCCTGCCGGTCGCCACTTCCTTCAGATTCCGGGGCCTAGTCCGGTTCCGGATCGCATCCTTCGCGCGATGAGTTACCCCACTATTGACCACCGCGGCCCGGAGTTCGGCGAGCTGGGGCTCAAGGTGCTGGAAGGCATCAAGCAGATCTTCAAGACCGTGCATCCGGTGGTGATTTATCCAGCGTCCGGCACCGGTGCCTGGGAAGCAGCGCTGTGCAACACCCTGAGTTCGGGCGACGAAGTGTTGATGTTCGAGACCGGCCATTTCGCGACGCTGTGGCAGAAGATGGCGCTGAGTCTGGGCCTCAAGCCGCAGTTCATCGGTCGTCCCGGCATTGAAGGCTGGCGCGGTGGCGTCGATGCGCAAATGATCGAAGACCACCTGCGCGCTGACGGCGGGCATCGCATCAAAGCCGTCTGCGTCGTGCACAACGAGACCAGCACCGGCGTCACCTCGGACATCGCGTCCGTGCGCAAAGCCATTGATGCGGCGGGCCACCCTGCCCTGCTGCTGGTCGACACCATCTCCGGCCTGGCCTCTGCTGATTATCGTCATGACGAATGGGGCGTGGACGTGACCGTTTCCGGCTCGCAGAAGGGCCTCATGTTGCCGCCTGGCATCAGCTTCAACGCCCTGTCGCCGAAAGCCATCGAAGCCAGCAAAAGCGCCGGTTTGCCCCGCAGTTTCTGGGCGTGGGACGAGATCATCGAGATGAACAAGACCGGTTACTGGCCCTACACGCCGAACACCAACTTGCTGTACGGCTTGTCCGAAGCGCTGGACATGATCCTCGGCGAAGGGCTGGACAACGTGTTCATCCGTCACAACCGTCTGGCGAAGGCGTGCCGCACCGCCGTGACCGCCTGGGGCCTGGACATTCAGTGCGCCGACCCGAGCGTTTACAGCCCCGTGCTCACCGGCGTGATGACGCCTGAAGGCATCGACGCCGACCAAGTGCGCAAGACCATCTACGAGCGCTTCGACATGTCCCTGGGCACCGGCCTGGGCAAGATGAAAGGCCGCATGTTCCGCATCGGCCACTTGGGCGACTGCAACGACCTGATGCTGATGGCCACCCTCACCGGCTGCGAAATGGGCCTGCAGATGGCCGGCGTGAAACTTCAGTCCAGCGGCGTGCTGGCCGCCATGGATTACCTGGGAGGGCAATCGGTACCGCTGCGACGCGACTAA
- a CDS encoding GntR family transcriptional regulator, with the protein MQNTEEMSGQPDARLMPKVERQRLHDIVIDHLRGFITEGVLAPGTKLNERELCETLGISRTPLREALKVLAVEGLIEINPNRGASVARMSELEIRETFELMSGIEAFAGELACERITAQEIEDIKALHYAMVVSKNQNDLPGYYQRNRAIHDLINLAARNSALRQVYLSLNRRIHALRFLSNHQAPKWDRALHDHEEMIEALQARDGKRLSSILRHHLLEKRDALMLLVRDESEHPDSIRR; encoded by the coding sequence ATGCAAAATACTGAAGAAATGAGCGGACAGCCCGACGCCCGGCTAATGCCCAAAGTCGAACGCCAGCGCCTGCATGACATCGTCATCGATCACTTGCGCGGCTTTATCACCGAGGGCGTGCTCGCCCCGGGCACCAAGCTCAACGAACGCGAGCTGTGCGAAACCCTCGGCATCTCCCGCACGCCATTGCGCGAAGCGTTAAAGGTGCTGGCCGTAGAAGGGCTGATCGAAATCAACCCGAACCGTGGCGCCAGCGTCGCCCGCATGTCGGAGCTGGAGATTCGCGAAACCTTCGAACTGATGAGCGGCATCGAAGCCTTCGCCGGGGAGCTGGCCTGCGAGCGCATCACCGCCCAGGAAATCGAAGACATCAAAGCACTGCACTACGCCATGGTGGTCAGCAAAAACCAGAACGACCTGCCGGGTTACTACCAGCGCAACCGCGCCATCCACGACCTGATCAACCTGGCCGCGCGCAACTCGGCGCTGCGTCAGGTCTACCTGTCGCTGAACCGGCGCATCCACGCATTACGCTTTCTCTCCAATCATCAGGCCCCAAAATGGGACCGCGCGCTGCACGACCACGAAGAAATGATCGAGGCCCTGCAAGCCCGGGACGGCAAGCGCCTGAGCAGCATCCTGCGCCACCACCTACTGGAAAAACGCGATGCGCTGATGCTGCTGGTCAGGGATGAATCCGAGCACCCGGATTCCATTCGCCGTTGA
- a CDS encoding NAD-dependent malic enzyme — MTHAADRTLQVPFAGPTLLGTPLLNKGTAFSLDEREALALQGLLPERVETIEQQASRAYHQYQACATDLDKHILLRSIQDSNETLFYRVVDDHLDEMLPIIYTPTVGKVCQEFSRIYRSHRGLFISIADKDRIDEILNNVTKDNVKVIVVSDCERILGLGDQGVGGMGIPIGKLSLYTACGGISPAYTLPVVLDVGTNNPALLADPLYFGRSQERVRGAEYDGFVQAFVEGVQRRWPEAILQFEDFALTNAMPLLARFRDQLCCFNDDIQGTAAVTVGTLLAACKMKGQRLSDQTVAFVGAGSAGCGIAEQIIAAMQLEGLSEDQARSQVYLLNSKGLLTDRQPGLYDFQQRLAHSSDSLNGWDFSAHWPSLLEVVSNAKPTVLIGVSGKAGLFTQQIVETMHSHCPQPIIMPLSNPTSQIEAHPKDILQWTDGQALVATGSPFLPIEVLGKTFPIAQCNNSYIFPGIGLGAIASKATRVTDGMLMASAQALAECAAAGQMLPPLRDVQSVSKRIAFAVGMAAQRDSVAPPQSEDELTAAIEKDFWQPVYRSYVRRPD, encoded by the coding sequence ATGACCCATGCCGCTGATCGCACCTTGCAAGTCCCTTTCGCCGGTCCCACGTTGTTGGGCACCCCACTTCTCAACAAAGGCACCGCGTTCAGCCTCGACGAGCGTGAAGCCCTGGCCCTGCAGGGACTGCTGCCCGAACGCGTCGAGACCATCGAACAACAGGCGAGCCGCGCCTATCACCAGTACCAGGCCTGCGCGACCGATCTGGACAAACACATCCTCCTGCGCTCGATCCAGGATTCCAACGAAACACTCTTCTACCGCGTCGTCGACGACCACCTCGACGAGATGCTGCCGATCATCTACACCCCCACCGTCGGCAAGGTCTGCCAGGAATTTTCCCGCATCTACCGCAGTCATCGCGGCCTGTTCATCAGCATCGCCGACAAAGACCGCATCGACGAAATCCTCAACAACGTCACCAAAGACAACGTCAAAGTCATCGTCGTCAGTGATTGCGAGCGCATTCTCGGCCTGGGTGATCAGGGCGTCGGCGGCATGGGCATTCCCATCGGCAAGTTGTCGCTGTACACCGCATGCGGTGGCATCAGCCCAGCCTACACGCTGCCGGTGGTGCTCGACGTCGGGACCAACAACCCGGCACTGCTGGCGGACCCGCTGTATTTCGGCCGTAGCCAGGAGCGTGTGCGCGGCGCCGAATACGATGGGTTCGTGCAGGCATTCGTCGAGGGCGTCCAGCGCCGCTGGCCGGAAGCCATTCTGCAGTTCGAAGACTTCGCACTGACCAATGCCATGCCGTTGCTGGCGCGCTTTCGCGATCAGCTCTGCTGCTTCAACGATGACATCCAAGGCACTGCCGCTGTCACCGTCGGCACCTTGCTGGCCGCCTGCAAGATGAAGGGCCAGCGCTTGTCCGATCAGACCGTCGCGTTCGTAGGCGCCGGGTCAGCGGGTTGTGGGATCGCCGAGCAGATCATCGCTGCCATGCAGCTTGAAGGCTTGTCTGAAGACCAGGCGCGCAGCCAGGTGTATCTGCTCAACAGCAAAGGGCTGCTGACCGACCGCCAGCCGGGCCTCTACGATTTCCAACAGCGCCTCGCCCATTCCAGCGACTCACTCAACGGCTGGGATTTCAGCGCCCACTGGCCCTCCCTGCTGGAGGTGGTCAGCAACGCCAAACCTACGGTGCTGATTGGCGTGTCAGGGAAGGCCGGACTGTTCACCCAGCAGATCGTCGAGACGATGCACAGCCACTGTCCGCAGCCGATCATCATGCCGCTGTCCAACCCGACCTCGCAGATCGAAGCGCACCCCAAGGACATTCTGCAATGGACCGACGGGCAGGCGCTGGTGGCGACGGGCAGTCCGTTTCTACCCATTGAGGTGCTGGGCAAAACCTTTCCCATCGCGCAGTGCAATAACTCCTACATCTTCCCCGGCATTGGCCTCGGCGCTATCGCCAGTAAAGCCACCCGCGTCACCGATGGCATGCTGATGGCGTCGGCCCAGGCACTGGCTGAATGCGCAGCGGCAGGACAGATGCTGCCGCCGTTACGGGATGTTCAGTCGGTCAGCAAGCGCATCGCGTTCGCCGTCGGCATGGCGGCCCAGCGCGACAGTGTGGCGCCACCGCAATCGGAAGATGAATTGACAGCGGCCATCGAGAAGGACTTCTGGCAGCCGGTTTACCGGTCGTATGTTCGCCGCCCTGACTAA
- a CDS encoding DNA-binding protein, whose translation MTLENLLGRALESIPKDPANVERLMAAARRSLEDAKLSGMSSEGRFDMAYKSIMQGANAALQANGFRTLTSKPGHHQTMIQTLPLSIGFEPKRMIILDGLRKQRNLSDYSGDPVSEAMAEEAVA comes from the coding sequence ATGACGCTGGAAAACCTGCTGGGCAGAGCGTTGGAAAGTATCCCTAAAGATCCGGCGAATGTTGAGCGACTGATGGCGGCGGCGAGGAGAAGTCTGGAAGACGCGAAGCTGTCAGGGATGAGCAGCGAAGGGCGTTTTGACATGGCGTACAAATCCATCATGCAAGGCGCCAACGCAGCACTTCAAGCAAATGGATTCCGTACCCTGACTAGCAAGCCAGGTCACCACCAGACCATGATTCAAACGCTACCTCTCTCCATCGGCTTCGAGCCAAAGCGAATGATCATCCTCGATGGCCTCCGCAAGCAGCGCAACCTGAGCGACTACTCGGGTGATCCGGTCAGCGAGGCTATGGCCGAGGAAGCCGTAGCCTAA
- a CDS encoding MFS transporter, producing the protein MKFLRLRPTTVVLFMLCAMYFITYLDRVNVSTAAVGFGKEFNLTKTEIGIVFSAFAYPYLIFQIIGGWVSDRFGAKRTLVVCGLIWASATVLTGLAGGFVSLIVARILLGLGEGATFPAATAAMSRWIPKEKRGFAQGITHAFARLGNALAPAAMIAVMATYGWRESFYVCAATSFVWVILWMVVFTEHPKDHPRISKQELDTLPPPKVKSSVVLPWGRLFKRMAPVTIVYFCYGWTLWLLLSWVPMYFMNMGLDLKGTAIFASTVFFGGVVGDTLGGIVSDRIYARTKDLNKARSLMVAVCLGLTLLSLVPLMFTKDMHISLACLAIGFFFSEMTIGPMWAIPMDIAPDHCGTASGMMNTGSAMAAIVSPVAAGLLIDKFGNWQLPFLVSIILLAIGVVLSFRMKPQNKFEYGTPAAPLAPNVEPAPVISK; encoded by the coding sequence ATGAAGTTTTTACGTCTGCGCCCCACCACGGTGGTGCTGTTCATGCTGTGCGCCATGTATTTCATTACGTACCTGGACCGCGTCAATGTCAGCACCGCCGCGGTCGGTTTCGGTAAAGAATTCAATCTGACCAAGACCGAGATCGGCATCGTCTTCTCGGCCTTCGCGTATCCCTATCTGATCTTTCAAATCATCGGCGGCTGGGTCAGCGACCGATTCGGTGCCAAGCGAACGCTGGTGGTGTGCGGGCTGATCTGGGCGAGTGCCACGGTGCTGACCGGGCTGGCCGGCGGCTTCGTTTCGCTGATCGTCGCGCGGATCCTCCTTGGCCTCGGCGAGGGCGCGACCTTCCCGGCAGCAACCGCCGCCATGTCCCGTTGGATTCCCAAGGAAAAACGCGGCTTCGCCCAAGGCATCACCCACGCCTTCGCTCGCCTCGGCAACGCATTGGCGCCAGCGGCGATGATCGCGGTGATGGCCACCTACGGCTGGCGCGAATCGTTTTATGTCTGCGCGGCCACCAGCTTCGTCTGGGTCATCCTGTGGATGGTGGTGTTCACCGAGCACCCGAAAGACCACCCGCGCATCTCGAAACAGGAACTGGACACCCTGCCGCCGCCGAAAGTGAAGTCAAGCGTCGTGCTGCCGTGGGGTCGCCTGTTCAAGCGCATGGCCCCGGTCACGATCGTTTACTTCTGCTACGGCTGGACGCTGTGGCTGCTGCTCAGCTGGGTGCCGATGTACTTCATGAACATGGGCCTGGACTTGAAGGGCACGGCGATTTTCGCTTCCACCGTTTTCTTCGGTGGCGTGGTCGGCGACACCTTGGGCGGTATCGTCAGCGACCGTATTTATGCGCGCACCAAGGATCTGAATAAGGCGCGCAGCCTGATGGTTGCCGTGTGCCTGGGCCTGACGTTGCTGTCGCTGGTGCCGCTGATGTTCACCAAAGACATGCACATTTCCCTGGCCTGCCTGGCGATCGGGTTTTTCTTCTCCGAGATGACCATCGGCCCGATGTGGGCGATTCCGATGGACATCGCGCCGGACCATTGCGGCACCGCGAGCGGCATGATGAACACCGGATCGGCCATGGCCGCCATCGTCAGCCCGGTGGCCGCCGGTCTGTTGATCGACAAGTTTGGCAACTGGCAGCTGCCGTTTCTGGTCAGCATTATTCTGCTGGCGATTGGCGTCGTGCTGTCGTTCCGCATGAAGCCGCAGAACAAGTTTGAGTACGGCACACCTGCTGCGCCGCTGGCCCCGAATGTGGAACCCGCGCCGGTGATCAGTAAGTAA